Proteins from one Ornithobacterium rhinotracheale genomic window:
- a CDS encoding DNA gyrase/topoisomerase IV subunit A: MDSTPTNKSGESTKKIAGMFREWFLDYSSYVILSRAIPSIYDGLKPVQRRILHSMREMEDGRYNKVANIVGNTMKYHPHGDSSIGGALVQIGQKNLLIDKQGNWGNIFTGDVAAASRYIEARLTKFALEVVFNPKTTEWQNSYDGRNKEPVNLPIKFPLLLAQGVEGIAVGLSTQILPHNFNELIDASIKHLKGKKFELYPDFQTGGMIDVSDYNDGERGGRVRIRAKITQEDKSILKISDIPYGQTTSTVISSILSANEKGKIKIKKVEDNTAEKVEILVHLNNNVSPDKMIDALYAFTNCEVSLSPNACVIVDKRPEFLSVSQILKINTQNTLELLKRELEIELEELEYKWHFSSLERIFIENRIYHDIEQEETWEGVIRAIDEGLKPHISHLRRPVTEEDIIKLTEIRIKRISKFDLDKAQQYIESLEEQIAAVKANLDNLIEYAIDYFKRLKEKYGKDKPRLTEIRPFEDIDATKVAAANVRLYGNFAEGFIGIGSVMRKDEFLFECSDIDDIITFRRNGSMMVTKVDDKTFVGKDIIHCAVWKKKDKRTIYNVIYRMGKTGPYYQKRFSVTSIIRDKEYPIASDIDGSQILYFSANPNGEAEVVQVLLNQRARLKKLKFEVDFADLAVRSKTAKGNLVSKHPIKKVELKEHGVSTLAPRKIWFDEAVKRLNAEERGKYLGAFRGDDKILTINSEGIAQLTNFDLTNHYDDNLLFIEKWIPEKPISCIYYDSERERYYVKRFVLEDSLKEQPFYFLEDNKSFIEFISVDRIPQIEIVFKKVNGNEREPEIVNLEEFIAIKGITAMGNQLTTYDVKKIVALEPIPYEEPEPEEEPEEDDDEDTYDLEPRQASLFDDEE; this comes from the coding sequence ATGGATTCAACCCCCACAAATAAATCTGGAGAGTCTACCAAAAAAATAGCAGGAATGTTTAGAGAATGGTTTTTAGACTATTCCTCTTATGTGATTTTGTCTCGTGCAATACCTTCTATTTACGATGGGCTTAAACCAGTGCAACGCCGTATTTTGCATTCTATGCGAGAAATGGAAGACGGGCGCTATAACAAGGTAGCAAACATAGTGGGTAATACGATGAAATATCACCCACACGGGGACTCTTCTATTGGAGGAGCTTTGGTGCAAATAGGGCAAAAGAATTTGCTCATTGATAAGCAGGGAAACTGGGGGAATATCTTCACGGGAGATGTGGCGGCAGCATCTCGTTACATTGAGGCTAGATTAACTAAATTTGCACTAGAGGTAGTCTTTAATCCAAAAACTACTGAGTGGCAAAATTCATATGATGGTCGTAACAAAGAGCCTGTGAACCTGCCTATCAAATTCCCTTTACTCTTGGCGCAAGGTGTAGAAGGAATAGCGGTGGGGCTTTCTACGCAGATTTTACCACACAACTTTAATGAATTAATTGATGCTTCCATCAAACATTTGAAGGGAAAGAAATTTGAATTATATCCCGATTTCCAAACAGGGGGTATGATTGATGTTTCGGACTACAACGATGGTGAGCGAGGTGGGCGTGTTCGGATTCGAGCTAAAATCACACAAGAAGATAAATCCATACTTAAAATTTCCGACATTCCTTATGGGCAAACCACCTCTACGGTGATTTCTAGTATTTTAAGTGCCAATGAAAAAGGTAAAATCAAAATTAAAAAGGTAGAAGACAACACGGCAGAAAAGGTGGAAATTCTGGTGCATTTAAACAACAATGTTTCGCCAGATAAAATGATAGATGCGCTCTACGCCTTCACCAATTGCGAGGTTTCGCTCTCGCCAAACGCGTGCGTGATTGTGGATAAAAGGCCAGAGTTTTTATCGGTTTCGCAAATTTTAAAAATTAATACACAAAACACCCTTGAGCTTTTAAAGCGAGAATTAGAAATAGAGCTCGAAGAATTAGAGTATAAATGGCATTTTTCATCGCTCGAGAGAATCTTTATCGAAAACAGAATTTATCACGATATCGAGCAAGAAGAAACTTGGGAAGGCGTGATTCGAGCCATAGATGAGGGCTTGAAACCGCATATTTCACACTTGCGTCGCCCTGTGACCGAGGAAGATATCATAAAACTCACCGAAATCCGAATTAAGCGTATTTCTAAATTTGATTTAGATAAAGCGCAACAATACATTGAATCGCTAGAAGAGCAAATTGCAGCGGTTAAGGCCAATCTTGATAATTTAATTGAATACGCAATTGATTACTTTAAGCGATTGAAAGAAAAATATGGAAAAGACAAGCCACGCCTTACCGAAATTCGCCCATTTGAGGATATCGATGCAACTAAAGTAGCCGCAGCCAATGTTCGCTTGTATGGTAACTTTGCCGAAGGTTTCATCGGGATAGGTAGCGTGATGCGAAAAGATGAATTCTTATTTGAATGTTCGGACATCGATGATATCATCACTTTCCGCCGAAATGGTAGCATGATGGTCACCAAAGTAGATGATAAAACCTTTGTGGGAAAAGACATTATCCACTGTGCCGTTTGGAAGAAAAAAGACAAACGCACGATTTACAATGTTATCTATCGCATGGGGAAAACCGGACCTTATTACCAAAAAAGATTTTCGGTAACCAGTATTATCCGCGATAAAGAATATCCCATTGCTAGCGATATTGATGGTTCGCAAATATTGTATTTTTCAGCCAATCCAAACGGAGAGGCGGAGGTGGTGCAAGTGTTATTGAACCAAAGAGCAAGGCTTAAAAAACTTAAATTTGAAGTAGATTTTGCCGATTTGGCGGTGCGAAGTAAAACAGCAAAAGGAAATCTAGTTTCTAAACATCCAATCAAAAAAGTAGAGCTAAAAGAACATGGCGTATCTACTTTGGCACCAAGAAAAATTTGGTTTGATGAAGCCGTGAAAAGACTCAATGCAGAGGAGCGTGGAAAATATTTAGGCGCATTCCGTGGTGATGATAAAATTTTAACCATCAACAGTGAGGGCATTGCGCAGCTCACCAATTTTGATTTGACCAATCACTACGACGACAATCTTCTTTTCATTGAAAAATGGATTCCAGAAAAACCGATTTCGTGCATTTATTACGATAGTGAGCGCGAGCGTTATTATGTAAAACGCTTCGTGCTAGAAGATAGTTTAAAAGAGCAACCGTTCTATTTCTTAGAAGATAATAAATCTTTCATAGAATTTATTTCCGTGGATAGAATCCCGCAGATTGAGATTGTTTTCAAAAAAGTAAACGGCAACGAGCGCGAACCGGAAATTGTGAATTTAGAGGAATTTATCGCTATAAAAGGCATCACTGCGATGGGTAATCAGCTTACGACTTATGATGTTAAAAAAATCGTAGCACTCGAGCCAATTCCATACGAGGAGCCTGAGCCAGAAGAGGAACCAGAAGAAGATGACGACGAGGATACTTATGATTTGGAGCCTAGACAAGCTTCGCTTTTTGATGATGAAGAATAG
- a CDS encoding rhomboid family intramembrane serine protease, translating to MEKYVTYFIIGITVFTSWQAWERPELFNRLKFQMSAILDQKQYDRIFTSGLIHADGMHLLFNMFALYVFMPVVLYVFSVKVTILIYVLSIISGSLFTIAAHHKDRWYSAVGASGGVSGIVFAAIILFPQMPLQIVFFPFFSFPAWLFGVIYLGYSIFGMKRNIGNLGHAAHIGGSLVGIVISLYLKF from the coding sequence ATGGAAAAATATGTAACTTATTTTATCATAGGAATTACAGTTTTTACGAGTTGGCAAGCATGGGAAAGACCAGAATTGTTCAATCGTCTAAAATTCCAAATGTCGGCGATTTTAGATCAAAAACAATACGATAGAATTTTCACTTCGGGGCTCATTCATGCCGATGGTATGCACCTGTTATTCAATATGTTTGCGCTATATGTGTTTATGCCCGTAGTGTTGTATGTGTTTTCTGTAAAGGTTACGATTTTAATTTATGTTTTATCTATAATTAGTGGAAGTTTATTCACCATAGCGGCGCATCATAAGGATCGGTGGTATTCAGCGGTAGGCGCATCGGGAGGCGTTTCGGGTATTGTATTTGCTGCAATTATTTTGTTCCCACAAATGCCCTTGCAAATCGTATTTTTCCCGTTTTTTAGTTTTCCAGCTTGGCTATTTGGTGTGATTTATTTGGGCTATTCTATTTTTGGAATGAAGAGAAATATAGGAAATTTAGGACACGCCGCACACATTGGAGGGAGCTTAGTGGGGATTGTTATTAGCCTTTATTTGAAATTCTAA
- a CDS encoding rod shape-determining protein, translating to MGLFNFFTKDIAIDLGTANTLIIHNNKVVVDHPSIVAMDRQTGKLIAVGHEAKRMQGKTHDDIKIVRPLKDGVIADFEASEKMIRQFISMIPGLKGGMFAPALRMVICIPSGITQVERRAVKDSALHVNAKDIRLIYEPMAAAIGVGIDIQQPEGNMIIDIGGGTTEIAVISLGGIVVDQSVKIAGDIFTNDIAYHLRTHHNLYVGERTAERIKIEIGSALEELEHEPDDIYVQGRDLITGKPKEVVVNYKEVARALDNSISRIEDAVMETLSKTPPELAADIHNTGVYMAGGGSMLRGLDQRISKKTGLPVFLAEDPLRAVVKGTGIALKNMDKYNFLER from the coding sequence ATGGGGTTATTTAATTTTTTTACCAAAGATATAGCAATAGATTTAGGGACAGCAAATACCCTAATCATTCACAATAACAAAGTGGTGGTAGACCACCCATCTATAGTGGCGATGGATCGCCAAACAGGTAAGCTAATAGCCGTGGGGCATGAGGCCAAAAGAATGCAAGGTAAAACGCATGACGACATCAAAATTGTCCGCCCATTGAAGGATGGTGTAATTGCAGATTTTGAAGCCTCAGAGAAAATGATTCGTCAGTTTATTTCTATGATTCCTGGATTGAAAGGAGGAATGTTTGCTCCTGCGCTAAGAATGGTGATTTGTATTCCATCTGGTATCACGCAAGTGGAGCGTAGAGCGGTGAAAGATTCGGCCTTGCATGTAAATGCTAAAGATATTCGATTAATTTATGAGCCTATGGCTGCAGCCATAGGAGTAGGTATAGATATCCAGCAACCAGAAGGTAATATGATCATCGATATAGGAGGGGGAACTACAGAAATTGCTGTGATTTCGCTAGGAGGTATCGTTGTGGATCAATCGGTGAAGATTGCAGGAGATATTTTTACCAATGACATTGCATACCACTTAAGAACGCATCACAACCTATATGTAGGGGAGCGTACTGCTGAAAGAATTAAAATCGAAATCGGTTCTGCTTTAGAAGAGTTGGAACACGAGCCAGATGATATCTATGTACAAGGTAGGGATTTGATAACAGGAAAACCGAAAGAAGTGGTTGTGAACTACAAAGAGGTAGCAAGAGCTTTGGATAACTCTATTTCTCGTATCGAGGATGCCGTGATGGAAACATTGTCCAAAACGCCACCAGAATTGGCTGCAGATATTCATAATACGGGTGTTTACATGGCTGGTGGAGGCTCAATGCTTCGCGGGCTAGATCAGAGAATTTCTAAAAAAACAGGTTTGCCAGTATTCTTGGCAGAGGATCCATTGCGTGCAGTGGTGAAAGGTACAGGTATTGCCTTAAAAAATATGGATAAATACAATTTTTTAGAGAGATAA
- the mreC gene encoding rod shape-determining protein MreC → MQFLANLISKIGVFVLFLLLEGFSVFLMFTQSGYHKGVIGEKLMDVNGYFSGKIASVSHFFDLPNENKTLALENARLRQALKELKKSPETILVQDSLNPHTYTYMPAQVVDYSLRKRDNYFLINKGRADGVKEDMAVLSSDGLVGAVLSTSEHYASVLSILHSKTNIKAKVKNLDYFGIIQWPGEDHRILALTEIPKYLNVKVGDTVVTAGASAIYPEGELIGRVSKLSPNPQTGDYNIEVTTFNDLADVKNVYVVENLVRPDILQAQQKEEELVNDTE, encoded by the coding sequence ATGCAGTTTTTAGCCAACTTAATTTCTAAGATTGGAGTTTTTGTTTTATTTCTGTTGCTCGAAGGCTTTTCCGTTTTTCTGATGTTTACACAGAGCGGATACCATAAAGGAGTAATAGGTGAGAAATTAATGGATGTAAATGGCTATTTTTCGGGTAAAATTGCAAGTGTTTCACATTTTTTTGATCTTCCAAATGAAAACAAAACTCTAGCGTTAGAGAATGCTCGGCTTCGTCAAGCGCTAAAGGAATTAAAAAAGAGCCCCGAAACCATATTGGTACAAGATTCCCTTAATCCTCATACCTATACCTACATGCCTGCGCAAGTAGTAGATTACTCATTGCGCAAGCGCGATAATTACTTTTTGATAAACAAAGGGCGAGCAGATGGGGTAAAGGAGGATATGGCTGTATTGTCATCAGACGGGCTAGTGGGGGCTGTGTTGTCTACTTCAGAGCACTATGCCTCTGTGCTGTCTATTTTGCACTCTAAGACAAATATCAAAGCTAAAGTTAAAAATTTAGATTATTTTGGAATTATTCAATGGCCAGGCGAAGATCATAGAATTTTAGCATTAACGGAAATTCCAAAATATTTAAATGTAAAAGTGGGAGATACAGTAGTCACCGCTGGAGCTTCGGCTATTTATCCAGAGGGAGAACTAATTGGGCGTGTTTCAAAATTAAGTCCTAATCCACAAACGGGAGATTATAATATTGAGGTTACTACTTTCAACGACTTAGCAGATGTTAAAAATGTGTATGTTGTAGAGAATTTAGTGCGCCCAGATATCTTACAAGCACAACAAAAAGAAGAGGAGTTGGTAAATGATACAGAATAG
- a CDS encoding rod shape-determining protein MreD — protein sequence MIQNSLINLAKMVVFILLQVLIFNNINFWGYANPYIYVLFILTLPSNINRYSLLLYAFVIGVSIDVFEHTGGVNAFASVLVAYLRNPLIKMLSNQNVEESDASKFSNFSIMQWLVYIIVLVLIQQLCVDLIESLQWNNLGLIVTRSLIGALICVLFCVMYILSFPPKRQSEI from the coding sequence ATGATACAGAATAGTTTAATTAACTTGGCAAAAATGGTGGTTTTTATACTACTCCAAGTTTTGATATTTAATAATATTAATTTTTGGGGCTATGCAAACCCGTATATATATGTACTATTTATCTTAACCCTACCCTCTAACATCAATCGGTATTCCCTACTCTTGTATGCGTTTGTAATTGGAGTGTCTATTGATGTATTTGAACATACAGGAGGGGTGAATGCTTTTGCTTCGGTTTTAGTTGCTTACTTGAGAAACCCTTTGATTAAGATGCTTTCTAATCAAAATGTAGAAGAATCAGACGCTTCTAAGTTTTCTAATTTTTCCATCATGCAATGGCTTGTTTACATTATTGTTTTGGTGCTAATTCAGCAATTGTGTGTAGATTTAATTGAAAGTTTGCAATGGAATAATTTAGGACTCATAGTAACGCGTAGCCTTATTGGTGCATTGATTTGTGTGCTATTTTGTGTTATGTATATCTTATCTTTCCCTCCCAAAAGACAGAGCGAAATATAA
- a CDS encoding peptidoglycan D,D-transpeptidase FtsI family protein gives MKRTALFYFLIVAVSLSFIARLAYLQLFTDRYILNAFNTSIKREIIYPKRGDILDRNGKLLVTNSSDYELQITPLLLEKGFDTIQFCKLIGITPEDFNQKMAEIKTIKGYTKVGTYPLIKGINREDFTRFQEQMYKYPAIDVVQKPKREYRVAGGGNVLGYIQEVSPSYIKRDSSYYDPGDLAGMAGVEKSYEKVLRGKKGYKYLKKDIRLRTIGAYENGTKDVQVENGKVINLSIDYDLQEYAELLLQNKRGAIVAIEPKTGEILALASSPAIDPRRYNIPGEISRMMRDSVNKIMYDRALQAAYPPGSPFKIMTGLAAFQLGVSDSATVYTCHHGFYYGRSHMNCHCGRGALKIETAIERSCNSYFSKTWIDILKKDSLNIEHSIDDWADVMHSFGLGKFLGTDMPVGSKGNIPTSKYYNRFLGKDKWNPYSVVSNGIGQGEILLTPIQMANFVAAVANKGYYYTPHIVKKVDGQPLKDTIYTTKRYTKVDPKLFSPFIKGMEYVFSRAGTARAYYSRRFTQAGKTGTSQVSQGPDHSLFVIMAPVDNPQIVVSVVVENGVWGARWAAPIASLMAEKYLFGEVEKGRRKSLENRMIKGDLTPTYRKMEIDRLKRLGWYVEPPKVDSVAVVE, from the coding sequence ATGAAAAGAACAGCGCTCTTTTATTTTTTGATTGTTGCCGTAAGCTTAAGTTTTATCGCTAGATTAGCTTATTTACAGCTATTCACCGATCGCTATATTTTAAATGCTTTCAATACGTCGATTAAAAGAGAAATCATTTATCCTAAACGAGGTGATATTCTAGATAGAAACGGGAAATTATTAGTAACCAATAGTTCCGATTACGAATTACAGATTACCCCACTTCTATTAGAAAAAGGATTCGACACGATTCAATTTTGTAAACTCATAGGCATTACGCCAGAAGATTTCAACCAGAAAATGGCTGAAATCAAAACGATAAAAGGCTATACCAAAGTAGGGACATATCCTTTGATTAAAGGAATCAATCGTGAGGATTTTACGCGCTTTCAAGAACAAATGTACAAATATCCCGCAATAGATGTAGTACAAAAACCCAAGCGTGAATACCGTGTAGCTGGAGGAGGGAATGTCTTGGGCTATATTCAAGAAGTGAGCCCAAGTTATATTAAAAGAGATTCGTCTTATTATGATCCTGGAGATTTAGCAGGTATGGCGGGTGTAGAAAAATCATACGAAAAGGTTTTACGAGGTAAAAAAGGATATAAATATTTAAAAAAAGATATTCGTTTGCGCACCATTGGAGCTTACGAGAATGGAACCAAAGATGTGCAAGTGGAAAACGGAAAAGTAATCAATTTAAGCATTGATTATGATTTGCAAGAATATGCCGAACTTTTGCTGCAAAATAAGCGAGGGGCAATTGTAGCTATAGAGCCAAAAACGGGTGAAATATTGGCACTAGCATCATCTCCTGCGATAGACCCTAGGAGATACAACATTCCTGGGGAAATTTCAAGAATGATGCGGGACTCTGTCAATAAAATTATGTATGACCGAGCTTTGCAAGCAGCCTACCCTCCAGGCTCTCCTTTTAAGATTATGACTGGGTTGGCAGCATTTCAATTGGGCGTTTCAGATTCAGCCACAGTTTATACCTGTCATCATGGGTTTTATTACGGTCGTTCACACATGAACTGCCACTGTGGTCGTGGTGCTCTTAAAATAGAAACAGCCATTGAGCGATCATGCAACTCCTATTTCTCAAAAACTTGGATAGATATTCTTAAAAAAGATTCCCTCAATATTGAACATAGTATAGATGATTGGGCAGATGTTATGCATAGTTTTGGTTTAGGAAAATTCCTCGGAACCGATATGCCTGTAGGAAGCAAAGGGAACATTCCTACTTCAAAATATTATAATCGATTTTTAGGAAAAGATAAATGGAATCCATATAGCGTTGTTTCTAATGGTATCGGGCAAGGAGAAATTCTTTTAACGCCAATTCAAATGGCTAATTTTGTAGCTGCTGTAGCCAATAAAGGCTATTATTATACGCCACACATTGTAAAGAAAGTAGATGGGCAACCACTAAAAGATACAATATATACAACTAAGCGATATACTAAGGTAGACCCTAAGTTATTTTCACCATTTATCAAGGGAATGGAATATGTATTCAGCCGAGCGGGAACGGCAAGGGCATATTATTCAAGAAGGTTTACGCAAGCAGGAAAAACAGGAACTTCACAAGTTTCGCAGGGGCCAGATCATTCTTTGTTTGTAATCATGGCGCCTGTGGATAATCCCCAAATAGTGGTATCTGTAGTGGTGGAAAATGGTGTTTGGGGCGCACGCTGGGCAGCACCCATAGCCAGTTTAATGGCAGAGAAATATCTCTTCGGAGAAGTGGAAAAGGGCAGAAGAAAATCATTAGAAAATAGAATGATAAAAGGAGATTTGACTCCTACTTATCGTAAAATGGAAATAGATCGCCTAAAAAGATTAGGCTGGTATGTAGAACCCCCAAAAGTAGATAGCGTTGCAGTCGTCGAGTAG
- the rodA gene encoding rod shape-determining protein RodA yields the protein MVLIIMAFGVANIYSVDPAYGVKQIVRIGLGFGMLFFFMIITSFTKNFFDIYAFLFYVAGVLALVGVLFVGKEINGAKAWYSIGGVGIQPVELMKIATGLMIAHILNIPSNDIREPKTFLMCMGFIAIPAVLILLQPDVGSLFVFGSFFLAMYREGMSPFFLLIPIGLGGVFLMSVVWDSSLLIAGIGFLFWLIITLFTLFSGRNKLSFRGMYALMGLYFGLGLFFILNTIFTKFFLQDLGIESIISRKTEIMVNISSLLMAIICFITCLGIYLSNRDYDTGISQFVKIKASHTRQFLSFALLVIFSMGIVMAISFNAGKILEKLPKHQRERIMVLFEGEGKYRDTSGYNLLYSKTAIGSGELWGTGWNKGTITDGRFVPEQWTDYIFCTVGEEWGFVGSTALVLLYACLIARLYYLAESQKTTFARFFGYSVASILLLHFFINIGMVIGLFPTVGIPLPFLSYGGSSLWGFMFMLFIFLKLNYENNQTLI from the coding sequence ATGGTGCTTATAATTATGGCATTTGGCGTGGCAAACATTTATAGTGTAGACCCCGCTTATGGCGTGAAACAAATCGTGCGCATAGGCTTGGGGTTTGGTATGTTATTTTTCTTTATGATAATTACCTCATTTACCAAAAATTTCTTCGACATTTATGCCTTTCTCTTTTATGTCGCAGGGGTGTTAGCACTCGTGGGAGTGCTTTTTGTGGGAAAAGAAATCAACGGGGCAAAAGCGTGGTATTCCATTGGGGGCGTGGGGATTCAGCCCGTGGAGCTGATGAAAATTGCCACGGGATTGATGATTGCACACATACTCAACATACCGTCTAATGATATACGCGAGCCCAAAACTTTTTTAATGTGTATGGGCTTTATCGCCATTCCTGCCGTGCTGATTTTATTGCAGCCAGATGTGGGGTCGTTATTCGTATTTGGATCCTTTTTCTTAGCCATGTATCGCGAGGGCATGTCTCCATTTTTCTTATTAATCCCGATTGGGTTAGGCGGAGTTTTCTTAATGTCCGTTGTATGGGATAGCAGCTTGCTCATCGCAGGAATAGGATTTTTATTTTGGCTGATTATTACACTTTTCACACTGTTTTCTGGGCGAAACAAACTTTCATTTCGAGGCATGTATGCACTGATGGGCTTGTATTTTGGCTTAGGCTTATTTTTTATACTAAATACGATTTTCACTAAATTCTTTTTGCAAGACTTAGGCATAGAAAGCATTATTTCAAGAAAAACCGAAATCATGGTAAATATTTCGTCTCTACTCATGGCAATTATTTGCTTTATCACTTGTTTGGGGATTTATTTAAGCAATCGTGATTATGATACAGGAATTTCGCAATTTGTGAAAATCAAAGCCAGCCATACGCGTCAATTCTTGTCATTTGCTTTATTAGTAATTTTCTCTATGGGAATTGTGATGGCCATTAGCTTTAATGCAGGCAAAATTCTTGAAAAATTACCAAAACACCAGCGCGAGCGAATTATGGTACTTTTTGAGGGCGAAGGCAAGTATCGAGATACTTCGGGGTATAACTTATTGTATTCCAAAACGGCGATAGGCTCAGGCGAATTGTGGGGCACGGGCTGGAACAAAGGAACCATTACCGATGGGCGTTTCGTGCCCGAGCAGTGGACAGATTATATTTTCTGCACCGTGGGCGAGGAATGGGGCTTTGTAGGCAGCACCGCCTTGGTATTACTTTACGCATGCCTTATTGCACGATTGTATTATCTCGCCGAATCCCAAAAAACCACTTTTGCACGATTTTTTGGGTACAGTGTTGCTTCCATTTTGTTGTTGCACTTTTTCATCAACATCGGAATGGTCATCGGATTGTTCCCTACGGTGGGAATCCCGTTGCCGTTTTTAAGCTATGGCGGTAGCTCGCTCTGGGGATTTATGTTTATGCTTTTTATATTTTTAAAATTAAATTACGAGAACAATCAAACTTTAATTTAA
- a CDS encoding polyprenyl synthetase family protein: MTKIAQYQELIQQALTQNSLIKQPEALYEPMEYILQLGGKRLRPTLCLMGCELFGGDINEALKPSLAMEYFHNFTLMHDDIMDEAPIRRGQATVHEKYDINTALLSGDALMIKSYQLFNELKPEVFKKVVTHFSQMAIELCEGQQYDMNFENQKEVSFAEYEKMITGKTGVLTACALKVGAMIAGASEEDANHLYDFGKYLGIAFQLKDDLLDVFGDNDAFGKQHAGDIFENKKTILYIKALEKADERQRDELEYWYEIKTENIDKIYAVEKIFKVLNIDLEVGDMINEYTCKAIESLNAIQENVNTKEDLAQFAQKLIGRTF, from the coding sequence ATGACAAAAATAGCCCAATACCAAGAATTAATTCAGCAAGCTTTAACGCAAAATTCACTGATTAAGCAACCCGAAGCATTGTACGAGCCTATGGAATATATCTTGCAATTGGGCGGAAAGCGTTTGCGTCCTACCCTTTGTTTAATGGGCTGCGAATTGTTTGGTGGCGATATAAACGAGGCTTTAAAGCCAAGTTTAGCCATGGAATATTTTCACAACTTCACCTTGATGCACGACGACATCATGGACGAAGCGCCTATTCGCCGTGGACAAGCTACGGTGCACGAAAAATACGACATCAATACGGCACTGCTTTCGGGAGATGCGCTTATGATTAAATCGTATCAATTATTTAATGAATTAAAACCCGAAGTTTTCAAAAAAGTGGTAACGCACTTTAGCCAAATGGCCATTGAACTTTGCGAAGGTCAGCAATACGATATGAATTTTGAAAACCAAAAAGAAGTGTCTTTTGCCGAATATGAAAAAATGATTACTGGTAAAACGGGTGTGCTCACAGCCTGCGCACTCAAAGTGGGGGCAATGATTGCGGGAGCGTCTGAGGAAGATGCCAATCATTTGTATGACTTTGGAAAATATCTTGGCATTGCCTTTCAGTTAAAAGATGATTTGCTCGATGTTTTTGGCGATAACGATGCCTTTGGAAAACAACACGCGGGCGATATTTTTGAAAACAAAAAAACGATTCTTTACATCAAAGCTTTGGAAAAAGCCGACGAGCGCCAGCGTGATGAATTGGAATATTGGTACGAAATCAAAACCGAAAATATCGATAAAATTTACGCCGTAGAAAAAATATTTAAAGTGCTAAATATCGATTTGGAAGTGGGCGATATGATTAACGAATACACGTGCAAAGCCATTGAGTCGCTCAATGCCATTCAAGAAAATGTAAATACAAAAGAAGATTTGGCACAATTTGCACAAAAATTAATTGGGCGTACTTTTTAA